The following is a genomic window from Corvus moneduloides isolate bCorMon1 chromosome 7, bCorMon1.pri, whole genome shotgun sequence.
TGTTGTGGAGAAACTCAAGATGAAAGGTACATCCTATAATCAATGCAAGCATGGAGTTAATCCATGAACTCAATACAGGTGACGTTTGGGATTTCCATAATCataaatgaagaatttttttctctaagatctgaaatattttttttccaaagatgCTATTTTCAAACATACAGGTAGGAAAGTGCTGGTTAGAAAATATCCCCTATTGTTGGAAGGATCCAGCTTTGGCACTCATGGCATCCCATTTGGTGAATCACCTGTATATGTTACAAGTCTGGATGTCTGTGTAGTGAAAGCCCTCTTGGAGAGATGGGCAGTTATCCATGAACTTCAACATCCTGCTTCTCAAGTCATTCCTCAGactgctgaagctgctgtgctcctgggagTGCAAAGGCAAATCCAAACATGGATAAACAAGATGTCAAGTGGCAGTTCTAGGTGACTACATCTTGCTAGATGCTACTGATGCTAGCAACATGACAGTGAATAGCCACTAGTATGTGCAGAAAGGTCAGTTTAGCAGGAATAAATGCGACTGGGTCTTAATTTATAGCACCAGTGCTGTGAGCAGTGCTCCTTTCTGTTCCAGAGAGAGCAGAACTGCACTTGCTAGGACAACTAGCAACTCTGCATGcaggtaaaaaaataaactcagtgATATACCTGGATTGCTACAGCAGTCATATGTCCTCAATCTTCTCAGATGTTGACATCATAACTGGATTTTTCTTGTACAGCCTTGAGCGggcaggtgggttttttttgctttttatttactaAGATGATAAACTGTTTCAATGCTGTCTCTGACTCTTGTATCTAGCACAGAAAGATTTGCTATAGAAAAATACTTGCTGCTTTGCATCAATGTGCAATACAGTTTTTGCAGGTGCTTGAGTGCAGTTGTATAGACACTAGAGTATTGCTGCTACTGTGCAATGTCCAAcaggttaattaaaaaaaaaccagaaacactaacccacaacaaaccaaacaacactTTAGTATCCTTCctaattttagctttttttttcctaccccCATACTAATTCTCagtttctttcctccttcttaaTACTTCTCATTGGTCTCCCAAGTCAACTTTCTTTCAGTCCATCTTGTTCCCAGATTCCTTACCTGTGACTTCTTTCCCTCTACCACTTGTAAGGACACAAGAGTGCACTGCTTTTAGCAACTGGCCCCAGAATTTGTCTTAGCTAAGTGAAGCCCAGAATTGGATATCAGTGGAAAAAATAGCTGCATTATCCTATGCAGATGGAATGTATCTGGAAACTTGTGTGGTGATCTATGTAGCTTCTACTGGACAGGGAAACTGTGAATTGTGCATAAGGCTTATAACATGCatgaactaatttttttatgaATATTGGAGGGACATATTCCAGCATTGAGCCTACTCCTGGGCCAATTTTCAACTCCTTAGTCTTACGTGTGAGTATTGAGATATTTCACATCTTGGCAACTTCTCCCCTCTGAGTAAAACCCTTCCAGGGAATGAgtctagaaagaaaaaacacagatcTATTCTGGCCTGAAGTACTCAGAAATAACCTATCATGAAGCAAATATGCCTTAATGTTTGGCTCAAACACATGGTGGTGTCTCTACAATGGGATGTGTCAGGTTGCCTCTGCAGTAGTGTAGTCATCAACTTTAAGCCTGTCATGACATAAGAGCATTGACTAGGGCATGGGAGATGTGGTTTTCAGCTCTGTACTGAATGTCCTTGTGATGTTTAGTACAGCATGTAGAGCCTGAGTGGTTTTAGAAGACTGGTGAAgtgcttttatatatataaaataatagaCATGTTATTAAACTAAGAATTGATACCATTAACTCCTCCCCTCCCACACTTGAGTACTAATCAACCATTTATTTGGGTGAGAATCCAAATTTACTTACCTACCTCTTTGAGAGACCAAACCTCATTAGGTGAACTTGGTGAGTAGTAAAACTActcctctcctctgcagaggTCCCTGGAGAAGTTCCTTAGGCCAGAGCTGTCAAAATGGGATGTGGTGCTCTGATTCTAATGAGAGCAGTAACATACATGGAGACAATATGGAAAACTTAACTGCTGTGATGAAACAACACCTAGTGGAGTCATTGAAGCCCACCCAATGCTGGAAGTCAGAAGAGACTCCCCCTTCAGGAAGTATTGATGGCCTGTGTAGTTGGGACATTCATAGATCATCCAGCAGCTGGTTTCCACCTTGTCAGCAGTTGAGGTGGGCATGCAGGTCTGACGGGTCTGTGGTGGTGTCACAGGAGCAGCCCTCAAAGAAAGACATCTgcaataaaacaaaagttttaTTCCAGTCCCAATCACACTGGAAAGTATTTGAAAGCTGACTTGGTTTTGCCTGGGTTGTACAAAGCAATCCAAAGACTGCAAGGGTCTATAGGGACTCTTCTACTGAGCCCTAAGACTAGCTCATATCCATTTTCTACAGGATGTGCAGACCATTACTGCTGTCTTCCTTTCTCTAGTATTAGAGAATGGTGGATGTCCCTTTGGGACTCTGGAAGTGGGAAGCAACTTTTATCATTATTTCATGCTGAAAGTATCCTGTTAGCAGCCTTTTGACAAGTTTTGGGAGCATTTGGAGAAAGTGAAAAACCCCATTTGCTCTTTGATAGCTCTGTGGATGACTTCTTTTTATCACACATTCATTCAACTTTGTGCCCATCTCCTGCACCCAGTCCTGGGTTCCTATAAATCTTCTGTAATGTAGAACAAAGAAAGGGATAATCCCCGTACATCTGAATTGTGCTGGAGCTTTCACATGTCTTAAAGATACTGTAACAAAACAAGACTTCTCTGTCCAACCCAAGTTAGCCCACTGAGCAATTTAGGTCTGCTGGGCTGCTATATCTTAGCAGCAGTAAAATCCAGTTAGAAATACTTAAATTCAGTGGTATTGTTTGGTGAtatttcttagatttttttGAAATAGGTTATTTCAAACTTATTTTCCTGACATCTTAAAAGTCTAAGATGATACGAACTTAAGGTCTCTCTCAGCAGTTGAAAAGCTAAAAGGGAAATTAGCCGGACagaaaacacaaccaaaatattttttatgtgtaACTGTTTTAGTATTTGAAATCTTTCAAGTACACAATAGGCTTTCTTTGGTAAATTTATCAGCGAGATAATAAAACAACCACTTGAGGTTCCCCCTCTGCTAATTTGTTGGTAGACCATCTAAAGATGTGTATAAATGTACTTGCCTACAAGAAGCTGGATATCCATGTTAGGCTGTTTGTGCCATTCACTCAGCTGTTCTCATCTTTGCTATTTTTGCTAGGGTGTAACTGTGAcatcttttctctcctgcttgCCTTCCTTTTCTCACCTTCCACATCCACCTTTGAACTAACCTTCACAAAATACATTCATGTGCAGtgcattttcatgtttcttgcTCATACTGTGTGAAGGAATTTTGGGTCATTTTGTCTTACTGGCTTCTTGTTCAGCCAAAATGCTACTTGTTTTGGGCTCTCTTGCATATGTCTTTCACTATGAGTCTTGTATGGTGATTTCATGAAACTGCAAAACTTCAGGGACAAATATTTAGCTATTCTGTTTTTACACAGCTCTAGTTGTGCTTCTAATGGGTGTTGTAAATGGTATCACTATTGTCAGCCTCTCTCTTGGAGGTGCTTCCTCAGCCAGGAAATTGCACCCTTTAACACTGAAAGCAGACTGAGGGAAGAGTGTGATTTGAGTCTTGTTTCTGAACACCTGTATGCTTTCTTTGTAtcaaaaataacttctttctgATGATTAATGCTAAGCAAATTGAATTCACTTACAGAACAACTCCAATGTGCAGGCCTGTGCTTGCATTTCTCAAAGATCTTTGTCAGGCTCAGAACtcttacacttttttttgttctctctgtgaTCATGCTTGCCATGGGGAGCAGGTTTGTGTTTTGGATCCCACATGGTCCTTCACAGATCAATATTTTGGGCACTGGACTTGGTAATGAAGTTTGGAACTTGAGAGACCTTGAACTTGAGTAGGGCAGGTACATGTAAAGTCCTTATTGTAACAAAAGTAGAGCAGCCATCACAGGTCAGATGGGCCATCTGTCAAGCAACTTCCATGAGTAGGCACTGAGGGAAGGGTAGATATGAAGCAAATATACATAATATCTCATTCAAACTTCAGGACCTCAAGCTTTTTTTTGCTCAAGAGGTTTTCTGAGCAGGaggttttgtctctttttataAAAACTCTCAGTGGATTTGTCTTCCCAGTACTCATCCAACTTCTTGGATCCTGCTCCTAGGACCCTATGCCACAGATGAACACGGCACTGCACGAAGGGCTGTGGGTTGATCTGAAACTCTGGAGCCAGGATATCTTGTTATACAAATGGTATCCATGGTCTGAGGAGTGTGGTTATTTCCATCTGTTGCAGCTGCCCTCAGCCAGTACGCTGTTATGACAGCTGCTTTTACATGGAGATTGACTGCTTTTGCACCTCAGAAAAATTTGAGCATAGGAGTAATCTGAAAATAGCAGTGTTTTTGTAGAGAAATATAGCCTGCATGCCAGCAGCTCTAGTGCCTGCTACCAACCATAAAGCAAGCTGCAGGAGCCTAGAAGACTTGTTGGTGAAAACTTGGATGCTCTGTGGCTTTCCAGTGTCCCTCTACTTTAGCACCATTTCTTAATGTCTGCTTGATATTCCCTGAACATTTGCAAACAAAAGCAAGTGCAGCCTCTCAGTGGTTCTTAAAAACTAGGAACTGCCACCATCCCTGACTCAGGTGGAAACCTTTGGAGAAGTTTAACTACCCCTAAGCTCTAGGATGCAATGGAATCTAGAATCCAGACACCCTACCTATCACCCTGATCTCTGAATAGTTATTTCTGTTCGTTCTTGCCTTTTACCAGAGGAATGCCAGCATATAATCTACACATCACTACAGAGCCAAGGTTCTCAATTGCACAAATTGAACCAGGTACATTGTTGCAGTAAGTGGGCACGTGTTAATTGCTGTCTGGGGAACTGGTCTgttctttctttatttattcCTGCTGAAGACAAATGAAATACTTTGATTTCCTGTTCTAAGCAGACAAGCAGATACTGTACCTGAATTGCTGTGTTATTTTGCAAATCTGAGTTAGCTAAGCATGCTAACACACATATTCCTTACACAGTGCAGTTCCCATAAATGCATGATATTAGGTGTTTGTGAACAAGAGGAAACACGCTTTTTCACACCTCTGCCCTGAGAGCCAAGTTGTTCATGCTCCATTTCTCTCTGGCTGAAGCATGGTGTTCTTATGTACACCAAACATTTGTAGTAGCTGTACAGCCTACATGCAGTAAAGgacaggcaggagagcagagataGTGTCCCATGTACAAAAGAGAGGACAAGAAGGGCAAAGAATAGTTCTATTTTCCTCTCCAGTGTTGTCAGGGAAAGGCTGGTGAGGATCACTAACAGGCTGTTATTGAGGGGTCATGTGAGTGTGAAATAATGGCTAAATGAAGTCTCGGACGTTAGCAAGGAGAGATGTGAGTTTTAAGCAGTCCACCTCACTGCTGTAAAAGTTGCTTGGTTTTATTCAAGGACTCCATTATCAGAATGTTAGCTaggcaaaataaaatcaaagccTACCATTTCAAGCCAAGATGAAgggatttaaaattaaatatatactAGATAAGGTTGCAGAGTGTCCTAGTAGTTCTGTGCTCTCTCTACtgctttctctttccaaaagTCTCCAGAACTTTGCTGAAAAAAAGTAGTATCCCTGGTAAGTATAGGGCTGGAATCTATTCCTAGATTGAAAACTTGTAAAAATAGAGAACTGAGATGAAAGAATCAGATCTTTCCCTTCACTTACCAGGGTATGGTTAGTGTATACTTACCAGCAACATGCAGTTGGACCTTAAACACTTACTTAACTTGCCATGTTCAAACTTATCATGAATCACTGGATAACggtgaatatattttaaaactattcctcctctcccctgaaaatgtgaaataaatcagatttcCCTCAGGACTGCACAACTTTAATCTGTTAGTAGTACTGAAGAAAGATTTGTTTGAACCAGGGTTTTGGAATGCATTCACTGTTTATTTTGTATGAGAGCAGTAATTCAGTGTGAGTCAGCCAGCCTCTGCAAAGAGACAATTTTTGGCATTTACTGCACCACAGTCAAGAATTCTTCTCTATTCCCTAAGTTTCAATAAATACTGTCTGCCCTGAACTTAGGTATTTCATACAAGATACAAGAGCCACCTAAGGCATTGAGGGAGCAGATCTCAGGGAGATGGACATAGTCTGGGACAAATATCAGCAAGAGCCAACATTTGACCttggggcttttcttttttatacagCTGAATGTTAGGGGAAACAGAATTCTGCAGTAGCAAatagcaaaaatgaaaaaaagacagaagtttAACTGGTTCTGACGTTACTAAACAAGAcagacacacaggaaaaggagtaTTGCCAGCTTCTATGTGTATTTCTGAGAAATTGTGTTCTATTTTGGAGATGGGATTGCAAAAAGATTCACTCTTTTGAAACTAACAGAAAAGGTTTAATTCTTACCCATAGGGAAGAGCTCAGGTGTGCCAACAAATGGGTATGATCACGTATGTGATAGCAAATAAATGGAAGATGCTTTATGACTTGAAGAAATGGGATTTATAAGGACTCTGTATTAAGACAATAGGAGCAAATGTATTTGTGCGATTTGGGGATGATGTGTGGCACTTATGTCCAGGCCTGAATAATGAATTTCAGAATTATGCTATTAAAAGACATTTACCATGTTACTCCATATGCTCCCATTATACACTGGTGTGCAGGCAATTGCCATGTGGGAAACTGCTGAGCTTTTTGAGTGTGGGGATGTGGagtgttcctgctgctttggcttATACTGTAAAGTATATCTGAATAACAAGAGAAGTACCTTGGCAAGCATTAATCCTTTGCCTGATTTTAACCAACACAGCTTTTATGTTAGGAAAACCGTACCCATTGCAAATCTGATTTAACATGTTCAAGTATCACTGTATCATAACACAGTATGGTCATAAGCAAGTTGTGTACATCAGCCCACAGCAGACGTTTATATCAGCTagccctgccagcccttccctgggtgATGTAAACATATTCTTTACCTAGGAACAGTCACTCCACTTTCTTTTAGTATCTTCAAGTTATGAAAAGGCCCTGGAAATAGCTTTGATATGAAACAGATTATTCCCTTCATTTTCAATGAAACTTTGCATCGCCTTACTGAACTTTGCCTGTCTCTCAAGTCGCTTGGAGAGACTGTGTAACTATATTCTTAAAGGATAAACTATATGCACTTTCTTAAACTGTGATGTGCTGCTAAGCAGAACTCCCTTGTAGTATTACGTGGCAAGACCTGATGGAATTGAAGAGACAGAACCAGTTCTGGAAGTCAGGatcattcttcttttttaaaaggtaatGATGTTCTGAGTAACTGGGCTCTCATAAATAATCTAGCAgcctttttttgccttaaagGAGTTGCATTGTTTCACAGAGGGCTGCAGGTCGAGGTGGTCACTGCTATATTCACAGCAGTGGCCCAGAAGCTCttgccttcattaaaaaatgatcTGCAAAATACATATTTGCAAAGAGTCATAGTCCACCCTGGTGTCTGTGTCAGAGCAGGGGACTGGCACAGTGGGGTTTCCActtctctttcccatttctgaaaatttgctGGGATGAAAGTTGAGAGCTGTGAGCAGACATTGTGTTTGCTTTTATATACCATAGTCCTAATGGCCCATCTGCAAAAACTAACACAAAAGAGACCATTCTAAGCTGTGGGGATTTAACATGTTTTGTCTTTATTGTAGTTATGATGTTAATTGTATTTACCATGGGGGactcattttttctgtgttttgtgttgcATTTTTTGATGCTGTGTGCGAGTTATCGTGTAACTGTGGGGTAGAATACACTTTGAGCTGCTGTTAACTGTTTCATGTGGTCCATCTGAGCCAATGTGAGATAGGTACAAGCATGTGTATGAGTATATAACAATGGTTCTTTACAGAACCTCCTTTGCCTGAAAGCTCTCAAACTCAGCAGACCTGAGCAGCTTGTGGTATAGGTCTGTTCCTCTCCTTCCACATCCTGTATTGATTACCTCTTGCCCAAGTTTGTCCTATGGCAAACTTTCCTTCTGTGACAGCAGATGAACTTTGCTTCAATTTCAATACTTTGTCACAAGCTTTATCCTGGAGACAGGAAAAGACTCCATCTCACGTGGTGTTGTTAGCCTTTGCCTACTAATCCTTTCTATTGTGTACAGTTTTTAACACAGATGTGTAAAGAGGAAGTAGTGATTAAAAGTCTCAGTCTCTTCCTGGTGTGTGATTAATTGCTGCATCCCGGAAGACTATACAGATTGAAATCAAGTGGTTCTTACTAGATATTTATCAGTGTATCTGAATTACTGACTAACACCGTTAATCAGTTTGGGTCACTTGGttcagttttttccctttgaaagtcttgttttaaaaattcaaagggAGCATATGCCATTAAACTCAAGTTGCTCTCTATCTGGAACCCAGAAGGATTGTTGTGTAATGCTAAAGCAGAGTGCTTTAACACTAAAGCACAGAGAGTAGGCTAGAGAAAACTGTATTCCTCCATTTTGGaacttttcctctgtttttttcccatttggtGCAGGCGTGTAACAAACCTTGACTTGTTCTGTTCTGATTATCATTTTCTTGCACCTAAATCTTAgacttttaaaaactgcttcATGGAATATGCAAAGCTCGTTATAAAAATTACGTATATCACTAGTAGGTGAGGCTTCAGATCAAAACAAACTACTGCACTtcaaaactacatttttaatCATGTATTTGGAGGGACTCATTCAAGCATGTGAAGACCTTGTCAACATGATCCATTAGTAACTTGGCACACAGATGAACACCTTCGTAGATCTAATTTACTTAAAAGAGCTCTATTTTCAACTACATAGTCTCCACCTCCAGTGGAACAAAGAAGTGTTTGTGGCTGtaagcagggagggcagggcaaAGTTTGGGAGACTTAGTGGAGCACAGCTTTGCTTACAAGGTTTCAGGCCAAAGAAAAGGGCTTTCAGTGCTGGtgcaagaaaggaaagagacaaGAGTGTCTTCTGGGGAAATGGATGGGGGGAATATGAAACCTCTCCCTTCACAGGCTTCTAACACAAACCACTTCACTGATGTTATTTTTAACTGTATCCATATTAAATGACAGGTGCCAATGTGCACTCACCATTTCCAAGCAGGTTAGACACCCTTCTGTCCTCTTTAGTATATTCAGCCCTTTTCTCCCAGACTGTGTTACCTCAGACCACCCGCCTTCATCCTGTTGGGTTTGTCATGATGTTTGCTTGCCTGTTGTATTTGACTTGATGtattgctgctgttactgcaAATGCACTGCTCAGGGCTTGATATTTGTCTGCTGGCAAGTCCCCATGAAGGCTAGCCCTGGATGCCTTTGGCAACCACAGCACACACTTGCTTCACTTAAATGGATGATGTGTTAGCATTGGCAGTGGAAATACCTGTGTGGAAGTACCTGGCAGATTACCTCCATAACAGCCTGTGTGGGCTAGTTTCTGTTTTGAGGACCTCTGAGTGCTCTTCCAACCATGACTGCCCTTGTGAAGCCAGCACCTTTAACAGTGTTTTAGAGAGATGGAGTAAAATGGATTTTCTCATGGCTTTGGTAATTGCTGTTGCTGCCAGCTGCCTCTCAAAGATATATAGTCCTGTGGACTTACATTCATTCCAACCTGACAAAATTGGTGCTTTTCAGAACAGATTGGTTATATCTTTGTCCAACAGATAAACCTGTGGGAGAAAAGATATTTTGCCATTCTGTGATGGATGCTAAATGTTTCCACATGACATTTGTCTAGGAAAAAGCTCTTTACCATAATGAGTGAGAATTCTCAGGACTAGTTAGAGAATCAGTAGTGGCATGTCTTAAGTCAATAGTACTATAGCAGAAATTAGGGGAAAATTTATGCTTGCTTGCATGGGCAGTGCTCTAGTAACTCTGGCTGTGGTGTAAAGACTGACTCACAAACTTGTGTAGAGCAATCTAAGAAGTTAGAATCTCTGTCCAGCAGACAGTATGTCTGTGCCTCAGCTGCTGTGTTGTCCAGTCAAGAGCGTCAGCTGAAACCATCTGATTTCACTGTCATAAACTGGGTTATGAATTGCAGCAGCAAGTTCTGCTGCTGGACTGAGCCTCTGGGGTACAATTTTCCTCTTAAATTACCAAAGGAAAAGTAGATAATGCCCTGTTCAGTTCCCCACTTGCCCCTTTACCATGATGCCAGATATCTAGGAAGAACAGAGCCAGAATGGCCTCTTACCTTTCCCACTATGGGTAGTATTGCAGTGCAATGGTAGGCACCAAATGTATGCATATGGTGCACATATGATCAGAAGTCTCTTCTGGGTCCTGTAGAACAAATTCATGACTCTGCATCACATCTGAGCTCTGAACTCTGTCCATTGCTTTCTGCATAGCTGAAGAAAGAGTTTGAAGTTGTTCTGACTAATTGATCTGGTTActgaaagagctttttttttcatttgggaGACAATATAGCTCAGGAAAGAAGTAATTTCCAATCAAGGTAGCAGGAAGGCTATGATTCACCAATCCTGTGGTGCACACACAAGCACCTTTCAGGTCTCTTAATTCTGGTTGTCTGAACATGTGAGCAGCAAACCATCTGAGCTGCTGGGCTTGATTTTTGTGTGCAGACAATCAGATGCCAGCCAGCCAACAGGGGAGGGAGTAGCAAAAGGGCAGGTACTTGCActctgagaagaaaacactgggtttAAGCTTATTAGCATAATAAGTAAGTAATAATATAGTAAGTATAACATACTATAGTAAGATTTCTGTTGCTTACTCCTCTTAACTCCACCAGTTTTATCTATAAAGCCAGCCAAAGAAAAGTGAAGACCATGGCAGTACTTTAACAGCAAAGACAGCACTGGAATAACAAGGCTAACCACCTATTTGTTAGTcttactgtttattttattacaggTCAGTGAACAAAAAACAGTCATGAGATGTTAATCTCTGTAGCTGTTTAATCTTAACCACCCCCTCACCATTGTTCTCTCAAGGGTTCAGCAGCAAtatcccctcctcccctcttgTAATGACctcatttcaaaatacaatttctCTCTGGTTTGGCTTTTAAGGGGTCAGATTGATGCTGTTTGAGTTGGGATAAAATTTgctcaggtcctgtcactggctgctGCCTATGTTTCTACTGAATTTGTTTGCAAGAATCAAAGACTCACCAGTTAATTTGTAATTTGTGAATGTATTGAGCTGTGATTAGTGACAGCCCATCTAGGGAATGGGGAGCGCTGTTAGGCAGCACAGCATGGACATAAAAGAGGTAAACCATTAGAGACCTACAAATGGGGATAGGAAGATAGACTTCAGTGCTATGTTGGCACTGCAGGGAGATGCTCTTTCTTTAGCTGAGCCCTTTACCAAAATAAGAAACCAGGATGGTTAAAGGGGAGAGCTGAGAGACACAGCCCGCATCATGCTGCCCAATGCTGGATCATGTATGGGAGTTGCAAAACactgtggaaaagggaaagtgTGTATTCCCTGCCTCTGAAGTGCTGCATCCACTCATTGTCTCTGTAAAATGGGCATGGTGCATTGAGGAGCGGTAGGGATACACTGGGAAAATGTAAGCTCTCGACATACTGGCAGGGGgaggaagcaggagagaagtgGCTAAGGGAAGAGGAATGGATGTCTTAGATGCAACATATGAAggtggaaaggaaggaatggctgtgaagatttaaaaacaaacaaacaaaacctcaacCAAAACACAAGTTGCAAATGTATTACCAAAGCTAATGTAGAAGACATCAGTTAGCTCACCTACAACTAAGTGAGGTACATGAAGTCTTAGATCTTTGCTATGTCTTTGCTTCATTTGCTTTCCTCACTTTTGAGTTTGTTCCAGGCTTCCTTGGAGagattccttgttttgcttctgtAGCTCCCTGCAGGATGCAAATGTTAATAAGCGCAagcacagcaggcagggctgaatccatcaggagggatggggagtgCACGACAGATCAGCTTGCCTCCTGCTGTGTCACATGTGAGGCACGCTGAActcagggctgtgggggagCCCCCTTACTCTAGATCCGCaaatccagccctgctgctggaatgtTGTCTTAGCTCTGTTGCTTAGTGGAGCAGTGGTAAACAAAAGGCTTTAGTGAATAATGGACAAATAGAAAGGCAGAACCTATTTCATGAACATGTTAGGCTAATCTGACATTACTAGGCTCTTTATGGAGTCAGGTTTTTTgctaatttctttaaaataggcttgcctttttttttttttttttttttaaacctaaaaGTGATGGTAGTaaatgctttgggtttttttttcaagaatattAGCCAGAAGAATGCTTTCCATGTGTATATTACTGGAGTCGACTTTCCAGCTCACCAGTGACACCTCCTGCCAATGTCGTGCCATCCAATTTAGAATTGACACTTCAGTGTTACTATGAAACATCTCGTGCTAAAGAGAGCTGAGAAGGGTAGACAAGATGGACATTCCGTGATAGTGTTGCAAAAACTCTTTTACTGGCCTGTGTGAATTCTCCAGACCTACTTCGTCACCCTGTTGCTTTCTTCTGGTCAGTGTGTCCAGTTGCTTGTGGTCCTTTTTAGCTCTCCTTGCTGAACGAGGGCCTTGCTTTAGATGTGCTTTTGGTGTCTGGTACTTGACGCCTTTGGGGGGGAGAGAGAGCCTCGTATCATCTTGGGCTTACTGAGTGCCACCAGGCTGGTTTACAGACCTACTGCATGGGCTCACTTGCAACACATGGTTGCAGGTAAGAGGTTCTGGCTTCAAATTCTTTAATGCTCCTGAACTTACTCTCATTATTGCTGcacttggaaaagaaacaggcaaGCTGTAGGTGGCTCTCACTGGCCAGTAGCAAAACTGACCTTTGCAAAACTTCTAGTATTAGTCCAAGCttaaaagcaagcaaatgaTTGACAGACATAAAGGCTGATTCTATTGGAAACATGTAATCTTTCCTCTACTTGAGGAAAATGCACCTTTTGTCATGAATTTCAGTAGCCTGAGCTAGACGCCATTTTTAGGCTACAATGACTAAACACCTCTACATCCCTCCCTATCCCCTCCCAAGAGAATAGGCCAAGGTTTACATCATCCTTTCCATGTGCAGCTGTTGGTGCTCAGCAGGCTGCAACTTGGTGGCTCTGCTGAGCCAGGTCCTGCTGCCTGGTGTTCCCTTGCCCCGGCCTTGTAGGAGTTGGGGTGAAATGTGCTTACTTTGCTTCCGGGCATGCTCTGCAGCTTCAGGGGCAGTCAGCATGGCAAATGGATGCAGGGAAATCTTGAAAGGTTGAATCCAGTGGTCCTGAAAGGACAACAATTCATAGACTCATATACCTGCAGAAACTACGTGCTAAGACAATGGGCACACTCTTCTGGTCAGCAGAAGCTAAGATAACTGTTGCTGTTGCGCACAGGGACGGCAAAAAACGA
Proteins encoded in this region:
- the LOC116446581 gene encoding LOW QUALITY PROTEIN: gamma-crystallin B-like (The sequence of the model RefSeq protein was modified relative to this genomic sequence to represent the inferred CDS: inserted 1 base in 1 codon); translated protein: MPTSTADKVETSCWMIYECPNYTGHQYFLKXGVSSDFQHWVGFNDSTRCCFITAVKFSILSPCMLLLSLESEHHIPEHSSFSSLRNDLRSRMLKFMDNCPSLQEGFHYTDIQTCNIYR
- the LOC116446582 gene encoding LOW QUALITY PROTEIN: gamma-crystallin D-like (The sequence of the model RefSeq protein was modified relative to this genomic sequence to represent the inferred CDS: inserted 2 bases in 2 codons; substituted 1 base at 1 genomic stop codon), which translates into the protein MKAGGLRQELLGHCCEYSSDHLDLQPSVKQCNSFKAKKGCXIIYEXPSYSEHHYLLKKKNDPDFQNWFCLFNSIRILFPLTFSCIKKKSPKVKCWLLLIFVPDYVHLPEICSLNALGGSCILYEIPKFXGRQYLLKLRE